CGGAGAACACTGCTCCTTTTTGGTCCTCGCTGCTAAGCCCCACTTTAACTCAGCTTCATAATCGAAGAGCTTGCATTTCATTCtacaggaaaaacacagagcGTGTTCAGACTGATCTGTCTCAGCAAGAAGTGCACAGCAAATGAGCAGCCGGGCCTGGGCATTAGAAATCCataatcatttaaaatccattttcTGTGCCACCAGAACAATATATCATGTTTTTATCCGCTTCAGTAGATAATTCATGATGTTAGAAATAGTTGGAACTTGTTGTTCGATTCACATTTTCAAGATATCAACTTGAACTTGTTGTTATTTTCCCTGTCATCACCCCCCGTTAAAACACTTTTGATCCTAATGGAACCTGCCCATCCACAGGGAGTCAGCTGGTACTCACATGCTTCATGGATGCCCGGGTTATCACTGAACTCCAGCACGTAGAGGTGGCGCCCCTCCACGCTGCGCCCGATGCTGTATATGCGGGTGATGTAGGGGCACTCGCTCTGCACTGCAAACAGGGCTCGCACCATGTCCTCATACCGGTGATGCTGGAGATCCAAGCCCGCCACCAGGAGCCCCATCAGCCCCAGCAGGACGGCACCGAGCCAGGGAAGAGTCCCCCGCCGCTGCATGGTCCCTCAGCCCAAGTTGTGCAGCACAGGAGGAGATAAGGGGAGCCTGGTGTAGAGACTTGCTGCAACACTGCAATGCACTCGCACACACTTTCAGATTTATATTTATCTCCTCACACACCAAACATACTGGCTACTCCCTGCTTGCTCTTTTCCGTTCCTGTTCACCcttgtttctctccctctccccctgcctcctcccacacacagtCCTCACACTGAGGAGCAACTAAGGACAGCCCCTCGCTCCTTCTTtgtctcactctcctcctccaacagctgcttctctccctctctctttccctttggGTCCTTGTCAAGTACATGCTACTTGCTTTATTGCTGCTTAGAATGCTTCTGCTCCCGAGTGGTCCGTCCCACAGGGCCCTCGTCTCTCTAACAATCCGATTTTCATTCTTGTCCCTGGGACACTCGTTTTCAATCCCTTCCTTTGTCTCTATCTCCAGTTCGGTTCTATGCTGCCTTCCTGGGAAAGAGGGGTTGTTTCCACGGCACTGCTCTCCCCTGCAGCCCTCAATCATCCATTCATTAACTCTTAAGTCAACACACAGCCcctcagtgtgtgcgtgtgtttgtgtgtgtctctgtgtgtgtgtgtgtgtgtgtgtgtgtgtgtgtgcatgcacgcacgcacatacgCCTGCACTCCTCAGATGAATCAGTGCGAGAGGTCTTTCGCAACCTTTGGACTGGTTTTGTTGCTCGGTTTCCTTGAAgaagcattcacacacacactaactgacacacactgacacacacacacatatgtaggaaaacatacccacacacacactcttatggCCCAGGGAAGAAAGACCAAATGCTGCAATTAAACTTCTAAAACACACCGGTTGATgccaagaccccccccccccccctctctctgtgaacacacacaaacacacagtgcaaAGCGTGCAAGGGGTGCTGTCAATCAAACCTGCCagagaaaagaggagtgttTTTTCAACCTCACAGAGAGTTGTGCAACAGCTTGCAGAAGTTTCTAAAAAGAGAACAGGGAAAAAGCAAATGAGACACAAGAGAAAAGAGCTGAAGAAGGAAAATGAAGCAACATCGAAActcaagaagaaagaaaaacaaggagggaagaggaagatcaacagacaaggatggagagaaaggggaagagaAAGAGCGACAACGTAAAAGACAGAGATATAGTGAGACATTTAGACAAATACAAAGACCGCCTTGGCAGCAGCGCATTGAAAGATCAGCCTTTTCCTCATTGCTTTCCATCCCATCAGTGCCATCGCAGCTGACAAGCTAAAGTGAGAGTGAACTGGTCCTTCATTGTCTCTCTGTTTCATCTGCCTCATTGTTTACATCtgttctcccccccctcccctttaaACATTCACTCTGCTCCCCGCTCACATCTCTCTGCCAAAAGCTCTCAGCTGTGACTTTCAGTTCGGTCCAGTCCCAAGATGTCCCACAACATGCTTCACTGAGATCAGATTAAATGTATCGTCCCCGTCACTGACCCTGACAAAACAGCATAGGACAAATTCAGTTTGTATCAAGGAGTTAAAACATCAAGTATTAACTCCAGATTACCTCCAAGAATTTCACCTTGAATTGTTTTAAGTGAATGTGTAACCAAACGGAAACACTGAGGCCGAgcgacattttttgttttaaatcaaaacttGGATAGTTGTGCAAGAATATTTATATGATCACCGGGGACTTGAGAATAATCACAGTGATTGTTATAGATGTGATGATGGTGTGAATGATAGTAGCACCAGTtaataatatacaaatacatttaaacataCATCCAGGTAGCACCcctgacagtttgtgtgtgtgtgtgtgtgtgtctgtgtgtgtgtgtttgcgcgtgtgtgtgtttgattgtgtgtcaTCTGCATCATGCACGTGTATTCCTCAAACACTTACTGTAACATAACGCCACCTGGTGTACAGAAATGTAACTGGAGCTGTAGACAGAAGTCGTGCAGTGTTtaagggatgtgtgtgtgtgtgtctgcgtgtggggtgtgtgtgtgtgtgtgtgtgtgtgtcagagatcAAGTACCTGAGAACAAAATCACTGCTTGCTGGCACCACCTGAAAAgtacggtggccgagagagATCAACGCAATgcaatttaagaaaacaaacGCAAAtcgaaaaaaaaataacacacgAGCACATTAAGTAAACAACTTCATAAATTTGacgacacacacaaatacagaaacacactgatCTGAGTCCTCACTACAGCGATAGCATCTGCACAGGTGGGACCGGAAGTGCTTCTTTTGTACAGCCTCAAGGTACGATGGGAGAATAATGACGTAGGTCCCATGGTTATTGGAAACTTTCTATTAATCGTCCATTAAATCACGATTTAGTTTAATTGTTGTCTTATTtcgtttacatttttttctgtgtgcatttagtGTTATATATACTatagttgttgtgttgttgccaATCACTCAGTCTTCTGGAGCATGTATGTGGTTTCTGTGACACCAGTGTTTACTGGTTATGTCCATTAGTGGGCAGTGTGCACTAAAGCAAACCTCATGATTGCACTCTATTCTTCctttacatttaattttcatAATAAAGCAAAATCTATTGGAATTGTaaagaaagcaaacaaataTTCTTAAATCTAATAAATTTTTCTCTGTTAATCACAATGTGTTTGAGttcataataacaatatattctaaaaaagtttaaacaacactgcagcagctggtAAAGTAATGTCAGAGTTTGCtcaccaaaataaaagcccccATATGTCAGGCTGTAGATGCTGCACTGTCCCCGCCCACTGCATCTGACAGTATAATACTGGGAGCTATggatgtggaggaggtggtTCTAAGACATTTTACTCTATTAGGAGTTGTACATGaaactttttcctcctcttctcctcctcctgctcgttcTCCTCACTGCAGAGCTCGTTGTCCGGCTCCTCTCCTCACAGAGCCCGCACCAGGATGGGAGCTCTCCCTGCGCAGGGGCTGTTCTGGATGGGTCTTTTGATTTTTACTGGGATATCAGACGTTTgcggtgagttttttttttttttttggtgcagcCAAGAATATATGAAGAGTAAGACACAGGATGCATGTCTGGATGTCTGGAGGTTTTCAGACTTTACAGTGATGTTCTCAAAGTGCCTGCTGGAAAGAATATGCTTGTTGCACCATAAATACAGTACTTTCCATAGGGGTGCTAGAAGTACTCAGATCATTATAAGTACAGTATAGAAAATGCCCAGTGCAATTAAAGGTACTCCATGTAAAATTGTTCTTAAGTAAAACTACAAAGACACAATTAGGCACATGATTCAGTTATGACTGTCTGGTTGTTTTCAGGCTTTAAAAGTGATGTTCTCAATGTACTTATTAAACAGAATATGCTTGTTGCTTGTTAGCGATGAGGATTGATGGATGAAGCACAAGCATTCGTTGTTCAGAGTATATGTTTTTCATCATATAGGCATAGTGATGAATACTCAGATtcttcaagtaaaagtaccagtACAGCAGTATGAAAAAACTCATGCAAAAGTACTGCTTGTACAATTGTACATGAGTCAAAGTAGAGAATAATTTGCAGCTAAATGTAGTGAAGGATAAAAGTACTTGTCTAGTTGGATTATTTAACTTGATAAATGTTCATCTGACATGTAACTaaccaaaagtaaaaaaaaggagaaaagtacAGCATTCCCTCTGAATGAATGGCTACTTCATCTACTTCAAAGGAAACCAAGTCATTGTATTATGGATTTAATTTAAACAGTCACAGTACAAGATAATTCAGAATCTGGTGAAAGTGTTTCTCTTCATTTGTGGTAAACATGAACAATTTGGGGGAAATGATTTCTCTTTTGGTTCCAGCCTCCAACGTCTGCACCTCCCGAGGAGCCAGCACATGCAAACAATGTTTGGCTGTGCACCCCAGCTGTGCATGGTGCGTCCAGGAGGTGGGTTTCTTTTCCACTCACTTCATTGAGGCAATTAGCTTTCTGCTGGTGCAGGGCGGTACAGATCTCCCCATCAGCCTCCTAATCTGCTTGAGATGAatgtgtgcagatgttttatctttattctttTACTGAGAACATGAAATAGGTTGAATGGGACAATGTACCCAATAATCCATTGGCTTGTGTTTGGGCTTAAATCTGATTTATATCCCCTAAGACACAGTGACTGTCTTTCTTTGACGGTCTGCATTTGTCTGTCAGGACTTTGGTCAGGGAATTGCCAGTTCTTCCCGCTGTGACCTGAAGAGTAATCTGGTGGCGGCGGGCTGCGCTGCCTCATCTGTGGAGTCTCCAATCAGCAAAATGCAAGTGATCGAGGACCGGCCCCTCAGCAACAAGGCAGCGGGGGCCACACAAGATGTCACTCAGATCAAGCCCCAGAAACTCCACATCACGCTCAGGCCAGGTCGGCTCCTCAGTTTGGTTATGAGGGATGGAAAATAAATCCAGTGAACATCAAGTGAAGCTAGAAATGTAGATGTTTCTCCCCCATGTTTCCCCAGATGATGCAAAGCGCTTCACGGTGAAGGTGCGTCAGGTGGAGGATTACCCCGTGGACCTTTACTACCTCATGGACCTCTCCTACTCCATGAATGATGACCTCTTCCGCCTGAGGACGCTGGGCAAAGGCCTGGCCGAGGCCATGAACCGCACCACCAGCAACCTGCGCATGGGCTTTGGGGCTTTTGTGGACAAGCCGCTCTCGCCGTACATGTACATCTCCCCCAAAGAGGCCGTGAACAACCCCTGCTACAGGTAAAAATAAATACCAGGTGGTATTGGGGCCATCATCAACGGTGTGTCATGCGACTTACTTGAACAGTACAGAGGAAAACGATACAGAtaaaaatatgtgaaataaagtAATTTCCTAAAATGCCAAACTATGACTTCAGCACCAAATTAGCCTAATTTACCTGTTCCTCGTCGTTTCACAGGAATCTACACCCAGATGTCTTTGTAATGGAAAGTTTATTTTGGTAGCTGCAGTGTTGTTTGCATACTGGTGTTGATTTGAGAAGCTGTTTATGTCTGCGTGTGGAAAGTAGCGTCATTATGCAGATGAGATCACTTTAGTGAGGACACCTTTAAACACAGCGTTGCTCAGCGAACACAGCACCTGTTAAAGGCTTAAAGTGGCTCCCTGGTGCTTGGTCAGCTGCTACGAATCAGCCGCAGGTAATCGTACCCTCTGCGGGGAAACACTAGTGTCCCTGAGCAAACTGCCACAACCCCCCTCGAGTCATTTACTCCCCCATTTACTCCCCCGCTTACACACAGTCTGCAGATATCCAGCCTCTGGGAATGTTTGGATAAACGATAAGACAAGTGCAGAATTTGGATTTGGTAGAAATACAGATAGAAAGAAGGTTTCAGGCGATAGAAAATATCTGGAGGTCAGGGAAGTGAATGAGGATTCACATGGACTTAGGCACCGACTGACCTTTGACTAGACCGAATGATGAACGTTATTGATGTGGGTCAATAAATGTTGCTGCCTCAAAGGAATTATGGGAGGGTATTGTCTCCTTTCCTTTCATAAAGGATGCTCCAGTGTCTTCTTAGGTGAAGCAGATAAGAAAGGAAGCAGTGAAGCACCTTTTTCTTCAAAGAATTTGATGAGCTCTTATCTTGGCTGCCACTTCCGGGTGATGTCAGCAAGTTAAGGAGACAATTCAACCACAGTCTTCCCCAAATTCCataacaggaagtgtgactcaTTGAAACCAATATTCAATAAAGCTACTAAACAATACTAGAAAATAACCTATAACTGAACTTGTTTATATTATGAAGCTATTATGCTGTCTttgattattttccattttacaGATGATTATTTACAACCTCAGAAGGTCACTCTGATAAAACGTTACCAAAAATTGTCCTCTAAGTTTTTCGTACATTCAGACTCAACAGATGCACAAGTGACCGATctctgtttgattgacagcatcAACACCACCTGTCTGCCCCAGTTCGGCTACAAACACGTTCTGTCCCTGACGGAAGAAGTGGGACGCTtcacagaggaagtgaagaagcAGATGGTGTCCAGGAACCGAGATGCCCCGGAGGGAGGCTTTGATGCCATCATCCAGGCTGCGGTGTGCGAGGTGGAGAGTcaagtgctcacacacacacacaaaaccaagaATCTGGTTTACTAACCTTTTTCTCCTCTGGCACGCATTTgtacaaataaacatttcaggaATTCCAAAAACTAGATTAAAAACAATGATGAAACGAATCAGCGAGCGCTTTGCTTGTTTCAGATGAGCGTCTGGCAAAGTGCAAATTAAAAATGATATATAACATTTcagttcttcttctctcttttgtGGTTTTGATGGGAACCAGGAGCAGATCGGCTGGCGTCCCGACGCTTCCCACCTCCTGATCTTCACCTCGGATGCGAAGACTCACGTGGCGCTGGACGGTCGCATGGCAGGAATCGTGCGGCCCAACGACGGGCAGTGCCACCTCAACTCTGACAATATTTACAGCATGTCAACCACCATGGTTAGTGTatactgtaagtgtgtgtttggtgcacATATTGCAGACAGGGAGGATGTGAGAGTGAAGCCGAGACAATGGAAGTCTTTGTATGCAGCTCTGCAGAAGCACGAATAGGAACATTTCAGTGTTTATGTGCTAACCACGCTGCCTCGTTTGGCCCCACAGGATTATCCATCTCTTGCACTGATCACAGAAAAGATGTCGGAGAACAACATTAACCTCATCTTCGCTGTCACCAACCCTGTGGTTCCTCTGTACCAGGTCAGGACCGCTGCACTTCACACTGTGCACATTCAGCCCCTCATACACAACATGCTGGCTGTGCAGCGACCCATTGTGAAAAGTAGAAAGTCACATACTAATGTTTTAAAGGGAAAGATGACAAGTCCCAGTGTGTAGTCAGCAGCGTTTCAGCTGCAGTCCTCCAAACCTCACTGGTTTTACAATGCGATTCTTGGATCCTGCGTTGGAAGAATGGAAATTCAAAAATGAATCACTGTTCATACGCAGCAAGATATGAACCCAGATTTTCCAAAAACTTTCACCATTGCAACCAAAAAAACGAATATGAAATAtatacttttcatttttttaaacagaccAGTGTGAGCAGGGTGTGTCACACTTCTGTAGCTTCACGAGGTTGTGAGAACTGTGAAGGTTTTGTTTAGCTCTGACAACTTTTAGTTCAGTTACGAGAATCTGTAGTTTGACTTGAGCTGCTTTTCCTGTAATTTACTTTCACATTTACCTCGGTAACAAAGAAAATAGAGGGGAAAAAACTCTAAATCTATGTAATATATTGTTATAGCATACTGGATAATGTAATGATGGctatatgtttacatttttaagcAGAAATTGTGGATAAATATTGATTGAGTATATTTAGTCACTATGAACAGGTTTTTGACCCATTTGAAGGTACGTTTTATTATATTGTCACATGCTTTTACAATTTATTGCAGGAATAAgttgaatattttatatatatttgtaaggTGTGGCTGTTAATGGTTCATAAATGATTTCTCTGACTGTTATGgacgtctgtctctgtcttgtaGAACTACAGCGAGCTGATTCCAGGCACCACAGTAGGAACTCTGTCCAACGACTCAGGCAACGTGATTCAGCTCATACTGAAGGCCTACGCTgtgagttacacacacacacacacacacacacacacacacacacaccaaggctAGACAGTGTTTGAGGAGATGACATGTGCTTGTTAACACACACCCTGTCTGAGTCACAGACGCCGTAAAGCCAAAGTTGGCCGAACAGTGAGGCTGACCATATGCAGGAGATTGCTGGCTGCACTTCATTTTTCATGTTACTCAAGTTTACTCTGCAGAGATCAGACGAATGAgctaaaaaagtattttattgtgCGTCCTGCCTGTTACCTTGTTGCTTTTAAAGGTGTATGCACAGTCGTGTGTGTTAATATGTGCACTTGTGTTTGTACATCCAAGTAAACACTGTGTAAGAATGAGTCTGCGTGTAATTGGAGAAGGAAATTATTTAATTACAGTGCAGCATGCAGACATGGGAAGAGGGAAATTATTATAACAACtgcaatataattattataatttaccAGTTGGAATAAATTATTTTTGCAATGAAGATAGAGTTTAAAATAGGTCACTCACCTTTCTAtgtgcatgtgttgtttttgtttttttgatgttGGCAGAAAATCCGTTCcaaggtggagctggagctccAAGACGTCCCGGAGGAGCTGTCTCTGTCCTTCAACGCCACCTGTCTGAACGGGGAGGTCATCCCGGGCCTCAAGTCCTGCTCTGGGCTCAAGATAGGAGACACGGTCAGCTGAGCTCCACTTACTTCTTCTGGGATTCGGAAAATGTATACACTTATCTAATAATCTACTCAATTTAAACTTCTTAAAATGACTTATACTTGTCTATGGACAATTTTCAGCAAAATATGTTTAACATTCAGCCCTGAAGAGATTTTTCTGATGATATGAAACTAATTTGATATATTCTTCCAGTTACTGTGGTTTCTTTAGAAGACATTAAGTCAGCTTCCTATTAGAAgatcattaaatataaaaaataggaCAAACAAGGACTAAAACTCAAATAAGATGGCTTGTATACAATACTCTCAGCTCTCAGGCCAATTTTCTCACTATCGGTCTCTGAGGACTAGAGGCCGTCACCACGTCTTCATTCTTAAAATAACAACTTCCATGTGctatttttccttctcttttcgGTCTCTTTCCATTTCCCTTCTTTCTGCTATCTACATGTTCCGTTTCTTCAGATGATGGAAAGAAGTGGATCAGCACCGTCTCTGAACTTGTTCTTCTCAGTCCATGTTTTCATTGTCTTTCCACACTTCTCCTGCCAGCTCCATTTAGAGTAAATTGCTGTGAGGGCTCTTTCTCAGtccctgttttgcattttttctCTATCACAGCCTCTTTGGCTCCTTTCCTTGTTCTCTCCTCACTCCAGGTGACATTTTTTGGCCTCCgcacatttctctctttctttctttctctctctctgcttcagctCCTCTTGTTTCTTCCATATATGGTCGTTTCAACAGATGTGGTAACTGCCCACTTTTGGACGTCCAGATTTGGATGC
The Pleuronectes platessa chromosome 21, fPlePla1.1, whole genome shotgun sequence DNA segment above includes these coding regions:
- the LOC128426351 gene encoding integrin beta-3, translated to MGALPAQGLFWMGLLIFTGISDVCASNVCTSRGASTCKQCLAVHPSCAWCVQEDFGQGIASSSRCDLKSNLVAAGCAASSVESPISKMQVIEDRPLSNKAAGATQDVTQIKPQKLHITLRPDDAKRFTVKVRQVEDYPVDLYYLMDLSYSMNDDLFRLRTLGKGLAEAMNRTTSNLRMGFGAFVDKPLSPYMYISPKEAVNNPCYSINTTCLPQFGYKHVLSLTEEVGRFTEEVKKQMVSRNRDAPEGGFDAIIQAAVCEEQIGWRPDASHLLIFTSDAKTHVALDGRMAGIVRPNDGQCHLNSDNIYSMSTTMDYPSLALITEKMSENNINLIFAVTNPVVPLYQNYSELIPGTTVGTLSNDSGNVIQLILKAYAKIRSKVELELQDVPEELSLSFNATCLNGEVIPGLKSCSGLKIGDTVSFSVEARARGCPKQKKKTFIIKPVGFKDSLSITVSFECDCKCQAKAQLDSPKCHQGNGTYECGICLCHPGRLGPHCECAEGDYSPTEQDGCSGPSGTGGPHSAICSGRGDCVCGQCVCHSSDFGKVWGKLCECDDFNCLRYKGELCSGHGVCNCGFCQCAPDWQGENCNCSRRTDTCMSSLGLLCSGRGQCVCGACECTQPGAYGATCDKCPTCPDACTMKKECVECKHFKRGRLFEDNTCSRICKDEIVLVDELLLHDTNAVNCTYKDEDDCVERFQYYEDSSGKSILFVVKEPDCPKGPDILVLLLSVAGAILFLGLAALLIWKLLVTIHDRREFAKFEEERARAKWDTGHNPLYKGATSTFTNITYRGKD